The Rhododendron vialii isolate Sample 1 chromosome 6a, ASM3025357v1 genome includes a window with the following:
- the LOC131329969 gene encoding F-box protein At1g10780-like, translating into MKVEFTGDFDALLPFPEIDFVDFFNTHPKLRKLDMHGAMFAALCQKNSLKNVDLRFLIPCLEETVITMRSSLNAEQKMNTLELMVKYGKNLKKMTVRILDMKSSHSSADDFFQEICKFRCLNRKIVSIE; encoded by the exons ATGAAGGTGGAATTCACTGGGGATTTTGATGCCCTTCTGCCATTTCCAGAGATTGATTTTGTAGACTTCTTTAACACCCATCCCAAGCTGCGAAAATTAGATATGCATGGTGCCATGTTTGCTGCTCTTTGCCAGAAAAACAGCTTGAAAAAT GTGGATTTGAGATTTTTGATTCCATGCCTTGAGGAGACAGTTATCACAATGAGATCGTCGTTAAATGCTGAGCAGAAGATGAATACCCTTGAATTGATGGTGAAGTATGGCAAGAATTTGAAGAAGATGACTGTAAGGATACTTGATATGAAGAGCAGCCATAGCAGTGCAGATGATTTCTTCCAGGAGATTTGCAAGTTTAGATGCTTGAACCGCAAGATTGTTTCGATAGAATAA